In Bombus vancouverensis nearcticus chromosome 12, iyBomVanc1_principal, whole genome shotgun sequence, the genomic stretch catatcgtACTTTAGATTCGTATCCTGTAAGGAATCCCATTTCtctagataaatttaaaattttattacgatCGCCTTCACTTGCAGCATAGATTATTTCAATGTATTTATCCATAAATGATTTCTCATATCCTCGACATGCACCAAAATCTAACAATATTAACTGAAAATTATATTAGGaactataattaataatatcaaagATAGAGTACActtattgataataataataatatcttatATACAAACTTGTCTTGTATTGGGGTTATAAAAGAAATTGGACCAATTTGGATCAGTTTGCATGTATCGAAAAACAAACAATTCTTTAAGGCACAAACTCATTATTAATTTGCAGATATGTTCTCTTGTTTCCATATTCATACTTGTACATTTATCTACTGGAATTCCTTCTACCATTTCAGTTGTAAAAATTTGACTCGTTGATAGTTCATCTAAGTATAAAATTAAGtcaattttacatttaaattgctaatttttcaatttaatttacctACTACAGCTGGAACATAATAATCTAAATAAGGTTCTATAAGTTGTTTATATCTTCTTGTACATTCTGCTTCTCTTACATAATCCACTTCCCATGCAAGTTCACGTTTTGCAACTTCCACTAAATTATCTATGAACATACCTTTTGGGAAAATGTTCCAAACCTGTAAAAATTTCtagatatatttttacataatcttaaataaaacaaaaatcaaaGTATTTTTATACCTTCATTATGCCTACTAAATTCTCAACATCACTTTGAATACCCATAGCTACACCAggatattgaattttaattgcaACATCTTGTCCATTTAACAAGGTACCATGATGTACCTGGCCTATAATATTTTTTCTGATatgaagaattttttttttaaaatgtttttGTATTACTTTGGCCTTCCAAGAAAAAGCtaatttaaaagaataaaaataagtgGTAACTACCAATGGAAGCTGCAGCAAATGGTCTATCTTCAAAGGTTGCTAATTTATTTTTCCAGTCATGTCCAAGTTCAGTGGCTAATACCTTCTCAACTTGCCACTTTGGCATGAAGTCAGCACTTTGTCTaactcgttcaaatactttttgtagttcAGGATTTATAATGGTTTCATCTTGTATACTTAAAATTTGTCCAATTTTTAAAGCTGCACCTATTATAAACATATGTAAGGCACGTAACTATTAGTTGACAAAAAATCCAGTAAATGTATTAAGGATATTTACCTCTCACTTTACATAATGTAGAAACTATTCTTTCTGCATTTGCTTTAGTAAGAAACAGGCTATCAAATGTGTCTCCAAGACTTTGTTTTTTTAGTCCAAGTGTTCTGCGTGTATATTCTGCAACTGTACCAACACCAAGACCCACTCCTAATGTTCCAAAGCTTATCATTCTTTGTAATCTGGTAGATGGAACTTTTTGTGCTTTTGCACTAGGTGAAAgctttgaaagaaaaatttatttattaatgtatttaaataaaatg encodes the following:
- the Coq8 gene encoding ubiquinone biosynthesis protein COQ8, mitochondrial isoform X2; amino-acid sequence: MPADPDKPIKSTKTKLHVYNPAKDPKEIIIEMDIPNIKPDNENDIQSKQDKPLKKYSTVKEKIETISKLEHEIPKIELSEKDKAILKKLELEHEKNIKSQNMKQDVSNTLKTDFEILENKATENMKVALETSQVKPKPSVRPKQTLSPSAKAQKVPSTRLQRMISFGTLGVGLGVGTVAEYTRRTLGLKKQSLGDTFDSLFLTKANAERIVSTLCKVRGAALKIGQILSIQDETIINPELQKVFERVRQSADFMPKWQVEKVLATELGHDWKNKLATFEDRPFAAASIGQVHHGTLLNGQDVAIKIQYPGVAMGIQSDVENLVGIMKVWNIFPKGMFIDNLVEVAKRELAWEVDYVREAECTRRYKQLIEPYLDYYVPAVVDELSTSQIFTTEMVEGIPVDKCTSMNMETREHICKLIMSLCLKELFVFRYMQTDPNWSNFFYNPNTRQLILLDFGACRGYEKSFMDKYIEIIYAASEGDRNKILNLSREMGFLTGYESKLMEEAHVDAVMVLGQVFDKNSKYYDFGGQDVTKRIQSLVPTILDHRLCPPPEEIYSLHRKLSGVFLLCAKLQVKINCRDMFREVYANYEFE
- the Coq8 gene encoding ubiquinone biosynthesis protein COQ8, mitochondrial isoform X1; amino-acid sequence: MSQHRMSDVIGILRGAKVVAEAVIKHQEETVKHIVKTSSLKTTAEKCLTDNLKTLNNIKLSKVPVQITKEFKEVTERINVVEKGIIEFLKLKTKEVAGMPADPDKPIKSTKTKLHVYNPAKDPKEIIIEMDIPNIKPDNENDIQSKQDKPLKKYSTVKEKIETISKLEHEIPKIELSEKDKAILKKLELEHEKNIKSQNMKQDVSNTLKTDFEILENKATENMKVALETSQVKPKPSVRPKQTLSPSAKAQKVPSTRLQRMISFGTLGVGLGVGTVAEYTRRTLGLKKQSLGDTFDSLFLTKANAERIVSTLCKVRGAALKIGQILSIQDETIINPELQKVFERVRQSADFMPKWQVEKVLATELGHDWKNKLATFEDRPFAAASIGQVHHGTLLNGQDVAIKIQYPGVAMGIQSDVENLVGIMKVWNIFPKGMFIDNLVEVAKRELAWEVDYVREAECTRRYKQLIEPYLDYYVPAVVDELSTSQIFTTEMVEGIPVDKCTSMNMETREHICKLIMSLCLKELFVFRYMQTDPNWSNFFYNPNTRQLILLDFGACRGYEKSFMDKYIEIIYAASEGDRNKILNLSREMGFLTGYESKLMEEAHVDAVMVLGQVFDKNSKYYDFGGQDVTKRIQSLVPTILDHRLCPPPEEIYSLHRKLSGVFLLCAKLQVKINCRDMFREVYANYEFE